The nucleotide window TCAAAAGAGTGAAGACCGGACAGTAAAGCTGGTTTATACTGATTGGTCGGAAGCGGTGGCCATAACGAATCTGGCGAAAATTTTACTTGAAGAACAGATGGATATCGAGGTTGAAGCAAAACTCACAGACGTGGAAGAAGCCTATGCCGAAGTTGCCAGTGGAAAGTCGGATGTGTTTGCCGATGCCTGGTTACCCGAAACTCATCGTAACTATTTGGAAACATATACGGGGAAGATTGAAATGCTTTCAATTATTTATCCACATGCCCGAACGGGTCTGGTTGTTCCAGACTACAGCCAGTACCAATCGATTAATGATTTGAACGGCTCTAGCGTATCAATCATTGGAATTGATTTCGGAGCTGGTATCATGGCTCAGGCACGCCACGCGATTGAGCAATATGAACTGGAGGGTGTTGAGCTGAAAGACTTGTCGGAGCAGGAAATGACAGACCAATTTTCGGAGTCTTTTAAGCGCCGCGAAGAGATAATCATTACAGGGTGGGAGCCTCATTGGTTGTTTGATCGTTTCGAGGTGCGCTTTCTGAATGATCCGCGTTCGGTATTCGGCATTCAGGAAAATATCTATGCGATCGGAACCAGCGGGCTCGAGGAGCGATTACCTCATGTGGTACGCTTCTTCGAACGTATGCAGCTTTCTGAACAGCAAATTAACAGTCTCATCTATTATATGAATAGTGAAGCAGATCCGGAAGACGGCGTGCGCGAATGGATGCACAAGAATGAATACATCGTCAATCAATGGGTGAAAGATTTAAAACCCGAACGCAAAAAGATTATGTAAGTATAGAGGAGCGTGTTGGATGAGCAATTATCTTTGCTCAAAAAGCAAATGAAACGAGCATGTAAAAATATTTACACACAGAAGCGTGATTATTTTAAGCGAATTTTATGTGTTGCAAAAAAATAAACAATCATAAACACATGAAAACCTTTAAAAACATTTTAATACAAGTTACCCAAAATGGTATGGGAAGCGGAGATGCTGCGTTGGGCCTTCAGCTTATCGAAAACTATTTCAGACTTATCAGTGAGGAAAGTGTTTTACCGCAAGTAATTGCCTTTTACAACGGTGGAGTAAGATTGTTGTGCGAGGGTTCTCTGGCTATTGATTCTTTAAAAACATTGGAACAGAGAGGCGTGAAACTAGTCGCCTGCAAAACCTGCTTGAACTATTTTGAGTTGATGGATAAGTTTGAAGTTGGCATTGCCGGTACTATGATAGATATTATGACCTTGCAAAAAGCAGCCGACAAGGTGATTTGTTTATAAGGGGTTTGAAGAGCCTTCTTTGATGCGCGAGGACTCGATCTGTCAAAAAGATCGGATCTTTCGTTTCTAGGTTGATTTTCTAGCATATTAGTCTTCCATTTTTTATATTTTATCAACTTCGGTTTAAAGCGAAAATATCTTTTTAAATTAGTGATTACTAATATCACAGAAGAGGCTAAAATACGGGGCAATCTGCTAAAATTCAAAAAAAATAAGTCAATTTTTCTTGGTTTCCCGTTTTAAAGATAAAACTAATAACAGCCTTAGAATGGGGCCATCAGCTATTTATGGGAAGTTAGATAAAACTGATTTCATAGAGGAAGTTTATAATGCCTATAATTACCTGTCAAAATTTGAGCATATCGGATCTTTGGCGTTTCTGATGGAGCAAAACGTCGATTATCTAATTGAGAATGATTTGAAAGGAATTCTTAATGCAATTGGGAATGTATTGTAAACAGTTGAATCTATTTTAGGTCTTTTGACGGGAACAGATAGCGATACTTCTAACCTTCAGAAAAGGTATAAGTAGATTTTTAGTCTTCCCGACTTCGTTTCGGAACCTGTCTTTCAACCGGTAATAATACTGATCCTGTAACGACCGGACATGATGACGCTTACAATTAGGCTGTCTTCTTTCGATATTCCTTATAGGATATTTCTAATTCACCATTCCCAAAATAATTTTTTACTTTTGCGTTGTTGTGGTGGCTAGCTTTCCGTTTATAGGAAAGTGCCTTAATAAGGGAATCCGGTGTAAATCCGGAGCAGTTCCCGCTGCTGTAAGCCTTGTGAAATCTTTTTGAACCCCAGCCACTGTCCGCTATTGACGGACGGGAAGGCATTAAAAAGGAAGGTGAGCCAGAAGACCTGCCAACAACAGTTTGTTTAACCGGATCTTCGGGAAAAAAAGATCGACGGGAACCCTGTTCCTGCCAATTCGATTTCTCTGAGGCTAAATAATTAGCTGTAATGAATGTATTTTTCTCATGGAGTGGGGGTAAGGATTGTATGTTAGCCTTACACCGCACACTGCAAAATGGTGAACACCGTTTGCTGGCTTTACTTAACATGTGTGATCGCGACACCAACTTTTCAAGGTCGCACGGTCTGAAAAAAGAGCTGCTCCAGCGACAAGCTGAAGCGATGAACGTTCGTCTGGTTCAGAGAGGCACCAGCCTTGGCGAGTACGAAAGAGATTTTAAACTAGCAATTGCAGAGTTGAAAAAAGAAGGCCTTGAGGGTGGAGTATTTGGCGACATCTACCTGATTGAACACCGCAGCTGGATTGAACGTGTTTGTGCGGATATGGGAATTCAAGCCATCTTCCCACTTTGGGGAGATTCTACAGATTTGTTGGCGACTGAATTGGTCGATGCCGGCTTTGAACCGCTGGTTTTATCTGTTCATGCTGACCATTTGCCACAGAATTTTTTAGGGCGCACTTTCAACCAGGAAATGATTAACGATTTACAACACTTGGATGGTATTGATATTTGTGCTGAAAATGGAGAATTTCACAGTTTTGTTGTCAACGGTCCGGTTTTTAAGCACCCGGTTGCCTATGAAAAAGGTGAGGTATATTTTAAAGGTAAACATTGGTTTCTGGAATTAAATTAGCATACGAATGAAAAAAAGAATACTAAGTTTCCTGTTGTTTATTTTGGTGGTTTTCAGTGTCCTGGGACAGAAACCTCAGCGTATTATTTCATTGGCGCCGTCGCTAACCAAAAACCTGTATCTATTGGATGCTGAAGAACTGTTGGTTGGCTGTACCAGCTATTGCACCTTGCAAAGTGGAATCGATGCTGAGGTGATAGCATCGGCTGTTCTGGTAAATTACGAGAAGGCAGTCATGCTAAAACCAGACATGGTAATTACTACATCACTGACCAAGCCAAAAACAATTGACACCTTTCGAAAGCTGGGAGTTAAAGTGCTTGAATTTCCAACCCCAAAGTCATTTAGTGAAATCTGCGATCAGTTTATTGAGTTGGGTGCAACAATTGGCAAGCAGGCATTGGCTGAAGAAATCATTACCAATGCCAAAAGTCGGATGAAAACGATTCAGGCAAAAGTTCCTGCGGGTCAGTCCAAACAGAAAATTTTCATCCAAATTGGAGCCAACCCGCTGTTTGCAGTGGTTTCGCATACCTTTATGAATGACTTTGTGCGATTTTCGGGAACGGAGAATATCGCTTCGGATATGACGGTTGGTAGTATTAATCGCGAAACTGTTTTGGTGCGTAATCCTGATGTGATTATTGTGGTGCTGATGGGCTCGTTGGGAGCTGAAGAAAAGGATCGTTGGGAGGAGTTTAGCTCATTAAGCGCAGTAAAGAAAAAACAGGTTTTTGTAGTGAATGCCGATAAAACCTGTAGTCCAACACCCTTATCTTTTGTTGAGGCATTGGATGAAATCATCACCTTAATTTACAAGTAATGAAACGAGGACTAGTACATATTTACACTGGTACCGGTAAGGGCAAAACAACGGCTTCGGTAGGATTGGCGACACGAGCATTGGGGCAGGGATTAAAAGTGGTTTATGCACATTTTATGAAACGACCTGAGTTGTATGGTTATCACGAAATTGACAGTATGAAAAAGTTGGGTGCGACTATACTGGGATTTACTGATGGACATCCGAATTTCAACAAAGAAGTAACTCCTGAAAAATTGAGAGAACAGGTTGCCGATGCCTTAGTTTATTTGTCAGGCTATTGTCAAAC belongs to uncultured Sunxiuqinia sp. and includes:
- a CDS encoding glycine betaine ABC transporter substrate-binding protein is translated as QKSEDRTVKLVYTDWSEAVAITNLAKILLEEQMDIEVEAKLTDVEEAYAEVASGKSDVFADAWLPETHRNYLETYTGKIEMLSIIYPHARTGLVVPDYSQYQSINDLNGSSVSIIGIDFGAGIMAQARHAIEQYELEGVELKDLSEQEMTDQFSESFKRREEIIITGWEPHWLFDRFEVRFLNDPRSVFGIQENIYAIGTSGLEERLPHVVRFFERMQLSEQQINSLIYYMNSEADPEDGVREWMHKNEYIVNQWVKDLKPERKKIM
- a CDS encoding DsrE family protein, with the protein product MKTFKNILIQVTQNGMGSGDAALGLQLIENYFRLISEESVLPQVIAFYNGGVRLLCEGSLAIDSLKTLEQRGVKLVACKTCLNYFELMDKFEVGIAGTMIDIMTLQKAADKVICL
- a CDS encoding diphthine--ammonia ligase; amino-acid sequence: MNVFFSWSGGKDCMLALHRTLQNGEHRLLALLNMCDRDTNFSRSHGLKKELLQRQAEAMNVRLVQRGTSLGEYERDFKLAIAELKKEGLEGGVFGDIYLIEHRSWIERVCADMGIQAIFPLWGDSTDLLATELVDAGFEPLVLSVHADHLPQNFLGRTFNQEMINDLQHLDGIDICAENGEFHSFVVNGPVFKHPVAYEKGEVYFKGKHWFLELN
- a CDS encoding helical backbone metal receptor; this translates as MKKRILSFLLFILVVFSVLGQKPQRIISLAPSLTKNLYLLDAEELLVGCTSYCTLQSGIDAEVIASAVLVNYEKAVMLKPDMVITTSLTKPKTIDTFRKLGVKVLEFPTPKSFSEICDQFIELGATIGKQALAEEIITNAKSRMKTIQAKVPAGQSKQKIFIQIGANPLFAVVSHTFMNDFVRFSGTENIASDMTVGSINRETVLVRNPDVIIVVLMGSLGAEEKDRWEEFSSLSAVKKKQVFVVNADKTCSPTPLSFVEALDEIITLIYK
- a CDS encoding cob(I)yrinic acid a,c-diamide adenosyltransferase; this encodes MKRGLVHIYTGTGKGKTTASVGLATRALGQGLKVVYAHFMKRPELYGYHEIDSMKKLGATILGFTDGHPNFNKEVTPEKLREQVADALVYLSGYCQTAAPNLMILDEIIICVRDGFLDEQDLINFIDSKPEGMELVLTGRGVTPGLIEKANYVSEINKIKHPFDEGIPSRKGIEF